TAGTTTTGTGAAACCTCTACTTGTTGAAGATGAATGTGGGATCCATTAAGTTTGTAGTCCCAATACCAGCTTCCTGTTTCCAAGACCTCTTCTTTCATTGCTTCTAAGTGGATGCTTAAACCTGAATCCAACACCAAATTATGCAATCATTCAATACTAGTGTCAAATTAGTTTGATTTCCTATCATTGGTTTTGTATAAGATTCACTGACCTGCATTTCCTTGTGTGATCTTCAGTATGTGGCCGTCGGGTACTTCAAAAACATGGTTTCCCTGCAAAAAGAATATAGATCACTTGGTTTGAAGCATACACTCTAATCCATCACAAACTTCCTTGTTACTTTACTTTACCTCTATAGTTACATTGCTGGCTTCGAATTCTGCATTTCCGTGCAATATGATTTTACAAGTCTCAAGCCGGTTCACATCGTTTCTCCAGTAAACATTTGATTTACTGTTCCAATCGATTCCTCGGTTCATTACCTTGACGTTATGCAGTTTACACTTGCCACACCTACAAATCAAGTTTTGTGAATTCAAACATGCAAAAGCAAAACCAATGGACATGTATCTTACAGAGATAATCAAGTACAGGGTTTCCTACCTTAATCCATATTGTAATATTGGTTCACCATGATCATTGATAGTTGTTGAACCCATGGCATTTTCAGCAGTGATGATCAAGCTACCATCAACCTATGGGACAAGAAGGTGACTGAGAATTTTAGAAACTCAACACGATGAAAGCTATGTGAAATCTTGTTGGCAGGATAGGAATATTGAGAACCTGAACGTTGTTCCATGACAACTCTGCAATCTCTAGTTGCACTTCTGAACAACTGGAAATGGACCCTCCCTTGAACTGTTACGGCGATTATATAAGATTCATCATAATAAAGCATTTGCTAGACTTTCTGAAGCAGACAACAAAAGCAGACTATTGACTTACTTTCTGTCTTGAAACTTCCCAAAGAGGACCAAGAGCAGGATGCAGAAGAATGAGATACGGAGGTGGCGAATCCACATAGTTATCGTTATGTTCAATCTAGAGAAGTCgaataaaattattaactcTTAATTTGAAGTTGTAACAGATAATATTCACACTGGCATGTAATATATCTTCATGAGTCTGAAATAGCagtagtaataaaaaaaaaaagtcatataaaGTATGTGTCTATGAACTAACCATGGGAAGTTTTATATCACATTCCGTAAGGAGCTCATATGCATTTCGTAGTATATCCAACAATGCACCATCTGGAGTCtgtaaagaaatatatagatCCGTttcaaaaaattagttttattttaaatataattccaCTGAATGCTAAATCCATGCAATGAGACAAGAATAGACAAAGAAGGACTAAACAATTGGCTCGAGAAAGGTAACCTGGTGTAATGCAGCACTTGCGtgtggtttcttcttcttagctGAAGAAGTGACCTTTCTTCGTTCATTGTAAACAATATACGTATCCAGTTTATCTGGTAAGATAACATTAAGAGTCAGTAATACCTAAAGACAGATACATTTACATTGCaagtaattcaaataaaatttacctTCTAGATTGCCCTGGCATCTAGATGGAAACTTATTTAAGAAATTGTCTGCTATGTTTTGCATTGTGCATTCCAGTCGACCACCCAAAACGCTGCCCAAAAGTAAAGTAATAAGAAAATTGCTAACGATGATGTAAACTCCTAAAGTTTATTTGAAGTAAACATTTTAAAGTAAGAGACTGACTGGTGATTCCATTTGAGGAAAGAAATAAGTTTTGAAAGTCAAAAGGAATCAGTACGGATTCCATTTTAGCTATAAGCAGCAGTTACGATTTGACTGAGGCATCTATTTAGAAGTAAAACACCACAAAAATAATTGTGACACTGACATATAACAAGGGAACAGAAGGTAACTTAACATAAATGTTCAGAAATACAAACCTGTGATAGTTTCCACACTGATCAATGTACTCAATTCGCTTCTTTGTATTAAGAACCATATTTGGTAAGCTTTTTGCATTACTGCTAGACCCAATTGACTCGGCAGAGTGTAAGTCAACATATAGAATGTTTGTATTGGCAGGGAAATCCGCCTGCAAACTTCAGAAGTAAAAAAGGAATAATGATTTGGTCTTGCACTCTTAGctgaaaaataatatgaatattgAAGAATCACACTAATAAAAAGCACTAGATATTTCTTAAccagagaacaagaaaaaataactaacacTATAGACAgacaacaaaagagaagataaaTTCACACATTTTTGAGTTAAAACAGAGATACTATGAATAAGTTCTCGGATATGCACTTTAAGCAAGAACAAACTCAATGATAGAAATATCATACCCATCTGAGGAAGGAGAGATTCCGAATTTATCAAATTCTGTGTACTCAATGCACGATATACCATATTCCCACTTCCCAtcaaaattcttcttctccatcaataCATTAATCCCTTCAGTTGCTCCAGCATTTCTTTTACATGATGCAAACCCAAGTTTCTGCCACATTAAATACCAGTTGCAATCAACACCAGATGCTCTCCTTATCATCTCGAAAAGTGTGATACATGTAATCTTTTGANAGGGAAATCCGCCTGCAAACTTCAGAAGTAAAAAAGGAATAATGATTTGGTCTTGCACTCTTAGctgaaaaataatatgaatattgAAGAATCACACTAATAAAAAGCACTAGATATTTCTTAAccagagaacaagaaaaaataactaacacTATAGACAgacaacaaaagagaagataaaTTCACACATTTTTGAGTTAAAACAGAGATACTATGAATAAGTTCTCGGATATGCACTTTAAGCAAGAACAAACTCAATGATAGAAATATCATACCCATCTGAGGAAGGAGAGATTCCGAATTTATCAAATTCTGTGTACTCAATGCACGATATACCATATTCCCACTTCCCAtcaaaattcttcttctccatcaataCATTAATCCCTTCAGTTGCTCCAGCATTTCTTTTACATGATGCAAACCCAAGTTTCTGCCACATTAAATACCAGTTGCAATCAACACCAGATGCTCTCCTTATCATCTCGAAAAGTGTGATACATGTAATCTTTTGAAGTATGTaggttatatacttatatgatGCAAGTCTACCTTATTATACCGTAAGCCAATCCCAGCAAGGGCCAAGAGGGTAACATCTGTGGCAGCCACAACATTACTGCAATATGACAATTATAAAGACTAAATCCAGATAGTtctgattttattttagtgNagaaaaaataactaacacTATAGACAgacaacaaaagagaagataaaTTCACACATTTTTGAGTTAAAACAGAGATACTATGAATAAGTTCTCGGATATGCACTTTAAGCAAGAACAAACTCAATGATAGAAATATCATACCCATCTGAGGAAGGAGAGATTCCGAATTTATCAAATTCTGTGTACTCAATGCACGATATACCATATTCCCACTTCCCAtcaaaattcttcttctccatcaataCATTAATCCCTTCAGTTGCTCCAGCATTTCTTTTACATGATGCAAACCCAAGTTTCTGCCACATTAAATACCAGTTGCAATCAACACCAGATGCTCTCCTTATCATCTCGAAAAGTGTGATACATGTAATCTTTTGAAGTATGTaggttatatacttatatgatGCAAGTCTACCTTATTATACCGTAAGCCAATCCCAGCAAGGGCCAAGAGGGTAACATCTGTGGCAGCCACAACATTACTGCAATATGACAATTATAAAGACTAAATCCAGATAGTtctgattttattttagtgACAACTTCACAATGGAACAAGTAACTAACCTAACTTGGCGAATGGTTGCTCCCTTTCTTCCATGATCGAAAAACCATTTAAAGACACCTTTGTCGTAAGCCAATTTCCAAATTGCGCCATGACCACCAGGTTTACTAACAGGCACAAAGGGCTTTGATACTATCCATTGACCATCTTCAGCACTGACAGCTGGGACGAGAGGCTAGATCAAAAACCACATACCATTAACTGTGTGTAATAATGCTCAAATACAGTTGTTACAATTAAACAGGTAacagaaatcagaagaaaatgTATGTCAGTGATACCTGTTCAAAGAGTCGGAAATTTGATTGACCTCTTCCAAACCATTTGAGCCGTTTACAAAGCGAAGTTACATGCTCATGGTTGTTTTTTGCAGTACTTGTCATAATGGCAACAGGTGTGACACATTGCTTTCCATAAAGCTTGAAGTAAAGGAACTCTCTAGCCTagcaattaacaaaaaaataaaaaaggatatATAACATGACTAGTGCACATGAACAAATACAGTTGTTCATccattaaaatattcaaatatagaCAAACCCACCAAGAGTCACTCTAAGTAATTAGTGAATATGTACCTGAAGATCTCTAATAAGTCCCTCCAACAAAGTTCGTCCACAATGAGCAAGCATTGCTGCAGGAAGGCATTCTCCTGTTTCTGTATCAACCAACCCTAATCTGTCTGCTGCACCTCCTAACGGATATATTTCACCTAAGTCTGGCAATCcctaatattaaaaacaacttATAATCCAGAAACCATACACAACAAATTCCGTTAACTTCAAAAACAATAACACAATACTAACCTCAATTCCCCATAGAGCCGCCTGTGAGGCATACTCTTTCCTCTGAGTGAGGTCAAGAACGCTAGGAGTATGCATTTCTAAGTACTGACAACCCAATAATTCTTCAACTATATGTGACCGGCTAGTATTACGCCTCTTAGTTGATTGGTAAAGAAGCTTAAGAACCATAACCTGATATCTGACACACAATCATGCATGTCTCAGCAGTGTATANNNNNNNNNNNNNNNNNNNNNNNNNNNNNNNNNNNNNNNNNNNNNNNNNNNNNNNNNNNNNNNNNNNNNNNNNNNNNNNNNNNNNNNNNNNNNNNNNNNNNNNNNNNNNNNNNNNNNNNNNNNNNNNNNNNNNNNNNNNNNNNNNNNNNNNNNNNNNNNNNNNNNNNNNNNNNNNNNNNNNNNNNNNNNNNNNNNNNNNNNNNNNNNNNNNNNNNNNNNNNNNNNNNNNNNNNNNNNNNNNNNNNNNNNNNNNNNNNNNNNNNNNNNNNNNNNNNNNNNNNNNNNNNNNNNNNNNNNNNNNNNNNNNNNNNNNNNNNNNNNNNNNNNNNNNNNNNNNNNNNNNNNNNNNNNNNNNNNNNNNNNNNNNNNNNNNNNNNNNNNNNNNNNNNNNNNNNNNNNNNNNNNNNNNNNNNNNNNNNNNNNNNNNNNNNNNNNNNNNNNNNNNNNNNNNNNNNNNNNNNNNNNNNNNNNNNNNNNNNNNNNNNNNNNNNNNNNNNNNNNNNNNNNNNNNNNNNNNNNNNNNNNNNNNNNNNNNNNNNNNNNNNNNNNNNNNNNNNNNNNNNNNNNNNNNNNNNNNNNNNNNNNNNNNNNNNNNNNNNNNNNNNNNNNNNNNNNNNNNNNNNNNNNNNNNNNNNNNNNNNNNNNNNNNNNNNNNNNNNNNNNNNNNNNNNNNNNNNNNNNNNNNNNNNNNNNNNNNNNNNNNNNNNNNNNNNNNNNNNNNNNNNNNNNNNNNNNNNNNNNNNNCATAAAGCTTGAAGTAAAGGAACTCTCTAGCCTagcaattaacaaaaaaataaaaaaggatatATAACATGACTAGTGCACATGAACAAATACAGTTGTTCATccattaaaatattcaaatatagaCAAACCCACCAAGAGTCACTCTAAGTAATTAGTGAATATGTACCTGAAGATCTCTAATAAGTCCCTCCAACAAAGTTCGTCCACAATGAGCAAGCATTGCTGCAGGAAGGCATTCTCCTGTTTCTGTATCAACCAACCCTAATCTGTCTGCTGCACCTCCTAACGGATATATTTCACCTAAGTCTGGCAATCcctaatattaaaaacaacttATAATCCAGAAACCATACACAACAAATTCCGTTAACTTCAAAAACAATAACACAATACTAACCTCAATTCCCCATAGAGCCGCCTGTGAGGCATACTCTTTCCTCTGAGTGAGGTCAAGAACGCTAGGAGTATGCATTTCTAAGTACTGACAACCCAATAATTCTTCAACTATATGTGACCGGCTAGTATTACGCCTCTTAGTTGATTGGTAAAGAAGCTTAAGAACCATAACCTGATATCTGACACACAATCATGCATGTCTCAGCAGTGTATATAatcccaaaaaccaaaaatcaaaaactttcgAGGCATCTTCATCTAATTCCATGTACTAAAAAAGAAGTTAAGAATTAGTACCCGATGATTCCTCCAATGCAGTCGTAGAACTGTTCAATTTCATCCAGAAACTTCAAGAACTTTCTGAAGTGAGCAATCTCCTCTGCACCTAAAACTGTACCCATGTCTCTTCTACCACCATTATAGCCGCTACTACTACTATTCACATCGAACCGCTCAATCATCTCAACCAATGCGTAAAGTGCGCTCTTCACAGAACTTCTCACTGTatactcctcttcttcttcttcttcttcaaatccttcCTCATAATTCATACAAAGCGCGTGTTCTTGTCCCGCAGCGATGACACACTTAACGAGAAACATCTCTTCCGAATTCAAACCAAGCGAACCTAAAACTTTAGATAAACCGCCTCGATTCTCGCTGAAGAATCGACGAACTCTGGGATCAGCGTCGATGACCGCGTCCTTCCGCCGCAAGTCCTTGGAGGAAACGTCTAGTTTCGCTCGGAGAGACTTGAGCCGGTCGATTTCCGATAAGAAATCGTCGGATTCGGGAGGAGTCGGTGTCGGATACTCAACAGGCACGGTGGACACGTGTCTCACCTGGTGGTTATTACATTGCTGTTGTTCACTCTGCGGATACTTCGAGAACAATAACGAAGAAGAAGGGAGGGAGAGCAGAGGCTTTCTGAAATGCAGAGAGGTGAAAGAGGAAGGAGACGTGGAAGTAGTGCGgaagtggaagagagagaggtgatTCTGGTGGATTGGAGAAGCTTGAGGATTAGCCATGGCGGGTGGGTGAAGATGGTTGGTTAcagaaggagaaggaggaggaagaaggggTTTTGAAGAGAACCCCAAGGAGGGATAAGGAGAGATACTCCGAGCATATACCCCCACCTAGAGATCACTTCTGTAcgattgcttcttcttttctttttttttgtctttgctttttttttttgtttttttgtttttttgattgtggaaaataaaaattttttttaaaaaattataatccaacCAGCTTCGAAGGATTTGATTGTGTAGACGATGTGTGATTGCCGTGTGTTTGCAATCTGTAATCCGACGGTTCAGACGATACCGTTTTGGATTACATCGATGGGCCATCGTTATTTGTTCATGTCGACTCacaaacattttcctttttttttcttcatttttatcatattttgtgaCACAGAGTCACAGCGGTAATAAATctttgactaaaaaaataaatggaaaacgaCAATGATATCAACCATCAGTGTAATATGTTGCTACCATTGCCATAAAAAGGTTACATATGATTACTACTAGCTACGAAATACGAATTACGATATCTTGCATGTGGTTTAGTATTATTAGCTACGATACCTTTCATGTGGCATAGGAGATGGAGTGTTAAATTTGCCTAGgataaaaattgttaattatgCATTGAATTTACTGAATTCGATTCTGAAGACTGCAATTATGGTGAGAGATATATTATATTACGAGTGCCATCTTCAACTCAATTATTTGATCGAGCAACACTTCTGAAATAGATTATTTTGGTCGGTTTTCTCTAAAGATACTTCAGAAACTGatgattttaaacatttaaaagaaCGTAGTAACTAATTTACAAACACAGTAACCACCATCAACATTTTATGCACACCAAAAAAAGGGGTCGTACCGTGAGACTCGGATATGTTCTGTTTACTATAAGAGCAAATGGATCCATCgggttttttatataaactaagttccatagattttatatatatagatgaaagtAGCCTAAAGAGAAGACAAGAGAGCTTCACAAGAGACTCAAAAAACCTCACTCAAATCTTCATATTAATACTTACAGATTTGTTGTGAAGTAGAGTAATCGTCTCTTCACGCAGTGGACAGCACTTCCAGCTCTGCCCACCATAGAGCTGAAAGTTTTGGAATCGCATCGTCTGGTGATAATCCTGTGATCTCCCGTAATTTCCCTGTCACTTCCTTCATTGTCGGTCTCTGTTTCGGGTCTGCCCTTATGCAGCTTTTGATCACTTCGCCTATACTCTCAATCTTCTCGTCAAAACATTCCAATGTTGGATCCGCCATCTCCCTTACGGTCTTTCCTCTCAAGAAATCAGCCAATCCAGTATCTATTGAGTCGCCTTTCCTAACCGACTCTGGGAGTTTTCCAGTCATCAATTCGAACAACAGCAACCCGAAGCTCTGAACATTGTCTTCTTGTGTTGTTGCTGTAATGTTTGTATCTATGAGTGCATTGGTGCTGCTTTCTGTCTCTGATGGGCCTTTTAGGTATCCGAAATTGAAATCTGCAATTTTGACTGCGTAGTCCTCTGTGAGTTGAACTGATGATGAGAGAAGACTGCTGTGGACTATAGGTGGTTTGAGCCCGTGCATATGGTCAAGACAATATGCTATGCCCATTGCTATTCTTAGCCGCATTATCCAGTCCAAGTGCTCTGACTCTTTATCTGCAACAAAGAAATATTGTTTCCTATTTTAAATCGACAAAACTTACAGTGTAAATGACTCATATGTTTAAAAAGCTTATTTACTTACAGTGTAAATGTTCAAAGACTGATCCGTTTGATGCATATTCAAAGACCAAGATTCTAGTGAAaggttcatcttcttcacagTAGCCAAGAAGGTTGACAAAATTCTTGTGGTTTATCTTGGATAACATTTCGATCtgaaaaattaatcaaaacatgAACGATAAggtaatatgaatcaaaatccattaaaaatatAGGGGAATTGGTTGACTAGAAAAACCTTCTTTCTGAACTGCATTTCTATGTTATTTGTCCATTCTTTGGCAGAGGCAGTAGCAACAGAAGCCACAGCTATCTCCACCCCAGTTGATAGTGTCCCTTTGAACAATGTACCAATGGGACAAGACCCAATGACATTACTGAAATCTTCACAGGCAGCTTCGATCTCAGATCTTTTGAGTTTGGGGACACCTGAGTAACCAAATTTGCACATCATTAATATGGGAGGAAAATGGAGTTTGCCAGGGACAAGCACGACGATTAAACCTCAATCATTCAGAACTAACAATGCCACTTAGTATCAGCGAGTAGAGAAAGGCAATTACCAGTTATAAACACTTTCTGAAGCTGTCCACTAAGACCTGTACGCCAAGGATTCACAGATTTCCCAGCCTTAGTTTTGAAAAAGAAGACACCAGTAGCTAAAAGGATGACAAACAGAGCACCACCAAAGCAGCCAGCCACTATAGGAACCGTGCTGTTTGAAGAAGGTTTGGAGCTTCTTCGTAGGATAGGAAAATTCACAGGGTGCACAAAAGGAGGTGGAGCGGAAACATGTCGTGCAGGAGGAGGACTCTTTTGTGGCGGAGGTGATGTTGAGGCTTTAGTAGTGGAAATAGGTCTCGGAGAAGATGACGGAGGAGTAACTCGTGCCACAGGGCGACCCTTGAAAGAATTCAAATGGGTGTACGGGTTACGAAAACGGCCAAGTAATTTCCTGTGAAAACCAACTGCTCTCctacaaaagagacaaaaaggCAAAATGAAACTTGAGTATACTTAAAACTAAATCAGATGGAGGTAAATGATTATACCACAGAACTGCAGCAATatcaaagtaaacaaaaatcaagtaaGTCTTGGCATAAAAATGCATAAAAATACACAGTGTCGGTGTTCATGTAGTACCACTCAGAAATAGTATTAGttcactcaaaaaaaaaaaaaaaaaaaaaatctaaaaagtaAGGTGTTGGTGTTCAAAAAAGTCATAGATCTACAAATACCGGCTACATTGATGTTGATGTTACAACCAAAATTCATGTTCAAAATCATGTTATCAAAACTATTTATTCTACATTGTGAGCAATCAACTTTAAAATTAGCTAAAACACTAGATAAGATCTTAGCAAACTCAGAAACCTAATTtgaagaagtaaaaaaacacCTAATGTAtaaatctgagaaaaaaaaccaacaaagagGTCTTCTTATCTAAAATACTTAGAACTTACTAAATCAATCCAGCTGCGTTcaacaaactaaaataaaagaaatcgaAAGCTGAAACTTACAAATCTTCAGCATCTCTATCTGATGACAATAGATCATTCGTCACGAATTCGAGAAAACCACCACCTGAAATACGAAATCGAAACTAACAATCATAAGGAGGAACTTGCTTTCTATTTTTACTGGCagccaaaagaaaagagaacagTAAATACCATGAAATTTCAACGAATAGGAAGAACCGAAGCTCAAAATCACCAGAAGAAACACGAGAGCACGCTTTTGAAGACTTAATCGAACAAATTCCCAGTTCTCACTCATCGTGAGAAGACGACGACAAGTGGAAGCAGACACGGAAgctgaaaaaaacaaacctaaagCTCGATTTGAATCTGATACCGTAGAttcgaagaagaaaattaaaaagttaagctaaaggaagaagaagagagaggttttgagtttttgagttCGTTCGCATGGCGGAGGAGACGATTTGAGAGACCCAGAGGAGCAAACATgacttttcaacttttttttttttttttaattattttaattgttttaaaagcgCGTGTCCCCGTGGTTTGGcccaacattaaattaaaaaggataCAGACTACAGAGTAAAAAAATGCAATAACTTCTTCTTgttgacaaaattgtaaaaaaggaaaaaacaataaCTTCTTTATTTGCTCATGAACATAA
The Camelina sativa cultivar DH55 chromosome 6, Cs, whole genome shotgun sequence genome window above contains:
- the LOC104791893 gene encoding UTP--glucose-1-phosphate uridylyltransferase 3, chloroplastic; amino-acid sequence: MANPQASPIHQNHLSLFHFRTTSTSPSSFTSLHFRKPLLSLPSSSLLFSKYPQSEQQQCNNHQVRHVSTVPVEYPTPTPPESDDFLSEIDRLKSLRAKLDVSSKDLRRKDAVIDADPRVRRFFSENRGGLSKVLGSLGLNSEEMFLVKCVIAAGQEHALCMNYEEGFEEEEEEEEYTVRSSVKSALYALVEMIERFDVNSSSSGYNGGRRDMGTVLGAEEIAHFRKFLKFLDEIEQFYDCIGGIIGYQVMVLKLLYQSTKRRNTSRSHIVEELLGCQYLEMHTPSVLDLTQRKEYASQAALWGIEGLPDLGEIYPLGGAADRLGLVDTETGECLPAAMLAHCGRTLLEGLIRDLQAREFLYFKLYGKQCVTPVAIMTSTAKNNHEHVTSLCKRLKWFGRGQSNFRLFEQPLVPAVSAEDGQWIVSKPFVPVSKPGGHGAIWKLAYDKGVFKWFFDHGRKGATIRQVSNVVAATDVTLLALAGIGLRYNKKLGFASCKRNAGATEGINVLMEKKNFDGKWEYGISCIEYTEFDKFGISPSSDGLQADFPANTNILYVDLHSAESIGSSSNAKSLPNMVLNTKKRIEYIDQCGNYHSVLGGRLECTMQNIADNFLNKFPSRCQGNLEDKLDTYIVYNERRKVTSSAKKKKPHASAALHQTPDGALLDILRNAYELLTECDIKLPMIEHNDNYVDSPPPYLILLHPALGPLWEVSRQKFKGGSISSCSEVQLEIAELSWNNVQVDGSLIITAENAMGSTTINDHGEPILQYGLRCGKCKLHNVKVMNRGIDWNSKSNVYWRNDVNRLETCKIILHGNAEFEASNVTIEGNHVFEVPDGHILKITQGNAGLSIHLEAMKEEVLETGSWYWDYKLNGSHIHLQQVEVSQN
- the LOC104791894 gene encoding probable inactive receptor-like protein kinase At3g56050; its protein translation is MSENWEFVRLSLQKRALVFLLVILSFGSSYSLKFHGGGFLEFVTNDLLSSDRDAEDLRAVGFHRKLLGRFRNPYTHLNSFKGRPVARVTPPSSSPRPISTTKASTSPPPQKSPPPARHVSAPPPFVHPVNFPILRRSSKPSSNSTVPIVAGCFGGALFVILLATGVFFFKTKAGKSVNPWRTGLSGQLQKVFITGVPKLKRSEIEAACEDFSNVIGSCPIGTLFKGTLSTGVEIAVASVATASAKEWTNNIEMQFRKKIEMLSKINHKNFVNLLGYCEEDEPFTRILVFEYASNGSVFEHLHYKESEHLDWIMRLRIAMGIAYCLDHMHGLKPPIVHSSLLSSSVQLTEDYAVKIADFNFGYLKGPSETESSTNALIDTNITATTQEDNVQSFGLLLFELMTGKLPESVRKGDSIDTGLADFLRGKTVREMADPTLECFDEKIESIGEVIKSCIRADPKQRPTMKEVTGKLREITGLSPDDAIPKLSALWWAELEVLSTA